Proteins found in one Takifugu rubripes chromosome 15, fTakRub1.2, whole genome shotgun sequence genomic segment:
- the pcf11 gene encoding pre-mRNA cleavage complex 2 protein Pcf11, producing MDCLTINALGVDQAGVGFPGSSSSKMDDNAARADACREYQSSLEDLTFNSKPHINMLTILAEENINFAKDIVAIIEAQISKAPPTEKLPLLYLVDSIVKNVGGEYLAVFAKNLITSFICVFEKVDENTRKSLFKLRSTWDEVFPLKKLYALDVRVNSADTAWPIKPLPPTVNASIHVNPKFLKQSEEVPPPQPSSSPQPPAPATEPAPQSTSNTNQYNLTQEQLIRQQLLAKQNQLLAKQKQLLELQQKKIELELEQTKAQLAGGFTLPSSAPVPATPSMTSKPTTQAAPVVRPWIPPQTEPKSSTRDPRLNRPGPPTAPQPKEQSAERKADVVTTGNAAVTPEKCSQPDKTRTQKKEVLEEKSKSKSPPPMSKTISPKNKQSETEAQKSADPKKDPRLKKRSHDKMDNKDDEAKDKKRSAEKKERQEDTRGGEPQRSGKGRVMNGTVNKHEHSESTEKADLKSGGNARTHARKRPRSRSRSRSPGTSPKRKERRSPKSRVRSSSLSPSPSRKANKARRLRPEEMGHGKPGREDRLSVKKNQLEARRLKRPTEERHSETRDNHSPRSHDGGGKENKDAPHRWRSGWEENKHLKPSEDSHTKLGLPRHKQYSTPNRPPTSRTPKHRLNVDPNLQIPEILNAASKKDLLRRASKRLESGEISQEDFLNVAHKIKTFFQYQEEKQQQQHSGNWDDSGVFSKKQSLLPTPSSSEPHPLETMDAAELSYYEHKSKLKKTQVTHRPNVGEWEGEQNSGESKELAPSEKADDQNLGPSLHRYNRVPLDASDERRSKENEDQRVPPVPMIEEYNHGKEFPKLKSLPGLRFRRRADPRDSNEREWNSPLMERQRYDEDQKSGYDAPRKYGPSADSRVSDPRRPDQSSGPVVHRKCPSPGSLDSTGPRFERERLSPLQQREPSEMSPIPRFESPNSEHSDDGPLNLDGPPSHTHPPPPKSTHAGPSPGGQLASLRLHRDSPGHTPPYDGGHPTSLYDGPVHRGPSRANPPGWYEGGGPEHYDDVTQFEGPHPQGPSRLDGGRPLQRFDGHGPMRVGDGMGRFDCQPHPHGPNRFDGQGPGPARYERYNNMGPGPGSGQNQRPMRFETPLNQMGPMRFEGPGPRRFDGPMQAGPRFDMPHQGGAPVYDPVHSQQVPGRFPPQHNLQPPIRPIVPPMYENPMGPQQNLNMGQHFPEPVDPQFPVGQMAYSAQAPAFNQQGSASFYNPSAPGLSMQQPVNLLGSLNQSFPSQSAVPFGHQTPQIAPTENHFGQMDVNELLSKLISNGIIKAAQPEATLTSGTASGTAPAGSPLAEEDDEDDPELLDNDVPDLRSFTIEAMKLRYESVVTKLYSGTQCGLCSMRFSSRQPDLYGDHLDWHYRQNHNGKVPSKKVTHRRWYYGLRDWIEFEEIADLEERAKSLFFEKENEVEVQKNQAAAKEKEVQCVKATKDQVGESCEICQEQFETYWVEEEEDWFLKNAIRVDDKIFHPSCFEDYKNSYIDVTPSPNKLLTDHPLSSFIKTEDGVEETACSVSATVKQEVESELPDIKAEEVLTVTLQSEQSDV from the exons ATGGACTGCCTGACAATCAACGCATTGGGTGTTGATCAGGCTGGTGTAGGTTTCCCGGGGTCGAGCAGCTCAAAGATGGACGACAACGCAGCGAGGGCGGATGCCTGCCGAGAGTATCAGTCCTCGTTGGAAGACTTGACATTCAATAGCAAGCCTCACATCAACATGCTGACCATTTTGGCCGAGGAAAACATCAACTTCGCCAAGGATATCGTCGCAATTATTGAAGCGCAAATAAGCAAG GCCCCACCTACTGAGAAGCTACCACTTTTGTACTTAGTGGATTCCATAGTGAAGAATGTTGGAGGAGAATACCTTGCAGTGTTTGCTAAAAACCTAATCACTTCATTTATATGTGTCTTTGAAAAG GTTGATGAAAACACTAGAAAGAGCCTTTTCAAGTTGCGTTCGACGTGGGATGAAGTATTTCCTCTGAAGAAACTATATGCACTGGATGTCCGGGTCAACTCTGCTGACACAGCCTGGCCCATCAAGCCTCTTCCACCCACGGTCAATGCCAGCATCCATGTCAACCCCAAGTTTTTAAAACAG TCTGAGGAAgttcctcctccacagccttcatcctccccacagcctccagCACCAGCTACAGAACCCGCTCCACAGTCAACCTCAAACACAAACCAGTATAATTTGACTCAGGAGCAactgatcagacagcagcttctggCTAAACAGAATCAGCTTCTTGCCAAACAGAAACAACTGTTGGAACTTCAGCAGAAAAAGATTGAGCTGGAACTTGAGCAGACAAAAGCCCAGTTG GCTGGAGGATTTACATTGCCATCATCAGCTCCAGTTCCCGCTACTCCCAGCATGACATCCAAGCCTACCACCCAAGCTGCGCCAGTGGTCCGGCCCTGGATCCCCCCTCAGACAGAACCCAAGTCGTCCACCCGAGACCCCCGCTTAAACCGCCCTGGCCCTCCAACTGCACCTCAGCCCAAAGAGCAGTCTGCGGAGAGAAAAGCAGATGTGGTCACAACTGGAAATGCTGCTGTGACTCCTGAGAAGTGCAGTCAGCCAGACAAGACCAGGACACAAAAGAAAGAGGTGCTTGAGGAGAAGTCTAAATCCAAGTCTCCACCTCCAATGAGCAAAACGATCTCGCCTAAAAACAAGCAATCAGAGACTGAAGCCCAGAAGTCAGCCGACCCCAAGAAAGATCCAAGGCTGAAGAAACGTTCACATGACAAGATGGACAACAAAGACGATGAGGCAAAGGACAAGAAAAGAAGTGCTGAAAAGAAGGAGCGGCAGGAGGATACTCGGGGAGGTGAGCCTCAGAGATCTGGCAAAGGGAGGGTTATGAATGGCACAGTGAACAAACATGAGCACAGTGAGTCGACAGAGAAGGCTGATTTGAAGTCTGGTGGGAATGCTCGGACACATGCTAGGAAACGTCCCCGTTCACGGTCCAGGTCACGCTCGCCTGGCACCTCCCctaaaagaaaggaaaggcGCTCGCCGAAGAGCCGAGTCAGGAGCAGCTCTTTGTCTCCTTCACCCTCTCGCAAAGCAAACAAGGCTAGACGGCTCCGTCCAGAGGAAATGGGTCATGGCAAACCTGGACGAGAGGACAGGCTTTCAGTCAAAAAGAACCAATTGGAGGCCAGAAGGTTGAAGAGACCAACGGAGGAGCGGCACTCTGAAACCAGAGACAACCACTCTCCACGTAGCCATGATGGAGGAGGCAAGGAGAACAAGGATGCTCCTCATCGCTGGAGGAGTGGCTGGGAGGAGAACAAGCA TCTCAAGCCATCAGAAGACTCCCACACGAAGCTTGGACTGCCACGACACAAACAGTACAGCACTCCAAATCGACCCCCAACTTCTAGAACACCAAAGCACCGACTTAATGTGGATCCCAACCTGCAGATTCCTGAAATCCTCAACGCTGCTTCCAAGAAAGACCTGCTGAGAAGG GCCAGCAAACGTCTGGAGAGTGGTGAAATTTCCCAGGAGGATTTCCTTAATGTTGCACACAAGATCAAAACCTTCTTCCAGTACCAGGAagagaaacaacagcagcagcactctggGAATTGGGATGACTCTGGAGTTTTCTCGAAGAAGCAGTCACTGTTACCCACACCCTCCTCTTCTGAGCCCCACCCTCTGGAAACCATGGATGCCGCTGAACTGTCCTACTACGAACACAAGTCCAAGCTGAAAAAAACCCAGGTCACCCACCGACCCAATGTGGGGGAGTGGGAGGGTGAGCAGAATTCTGGAGAGAGCAAGGAGTTGGCACCGAGTGAGAAAGCAGATGACCAGAACCTTGGACCTTCACTGCACCGATACAACAGGGTCCCTCTAGATGCCTCAG ATGAGAGACGGAGTAAAGAGAATGAGGACCAGCGAGTGCCACCTGTTCCCATGATTGAGGAGTACAACCATGGTAAGGAGTTCCCCAAACTGAAATCGTTGCCTGGTTTGCGCTTCAGGCGGAGAGCTGACCCACGAGACTCCA ATGAGCGAGAGTGGAACTCGCCACTAATGGAGCGCCAGCGGTATGATGAAGACCAGAAGAGTGGCTACGATGCTCCAAGAAAGTATGGCCCATCTGCAGACTCCCGGGTGTCTGACCCAAGGAGGCCCGACCAGTCGTCTGGGCCAGTGGTCCACAGGAAATGTCCAAGTCCAGGTAGTCTGGATTCAACAGGCCCAAGATTTGAGCGTGAGCGCCTTTCACCTCTTCAACAGAGAGAGCCTTCAGAGATGAGCCCGATTCCACGCTTTGAAAGCCCCAACAGTGAGCATTCTGATGATGGGCCTCTCAATTTGGATGGACCCCCTTCGCACACTCATCCTCCACCTCCAAAATCCACTCATGCAGGGCCAAGCCCTGGGGGACAACTGGCTTCTCTCCGTCTGCACCGTGATTCGCCAGGACACACGCCTCCTTATGATGGAGGTCACCCCACCTCACTTTATGATGGACCTGTTCACAGAGGCCCGTCCAGAGCTAACCCCCCAGGCTGGTATGAAGGCGGAGGCCCTGAGCATTATGATGATGTGACACAGTTTGAGGGCCCTCATCCCCAAGGTCCCAGCAGGCTGGATGGTGGTCGCCCTCTTCAGAGGTTTGATGGACATGGGCCAATGAGAGTTGGAGATGGAATGGGGAGGTTTGACTGTCAACCTCACCCCCATGGCCCAAACAGGTTTGATGGACAGGGGCCAGGACCAGCCCGTTATGAGCGATATAACAACATGGGACCTGGGCCTGGCTCTGGACAAAACCAGCGGCCAATGCGCTTCGAAACCCCTCTGAATCAGATGGGCCCAATGCGGTTTGAAGGTCCTGGTCCACGGCGCTTTGATGGACCTATGCAGGCGGGACCAAGGTTCGATATGCCCCATCAGGGTGGTGCTCCAGTCTATGATCCTGTCCACAGTCAACAGGTCCCGGGCAGGTTTCCTCCTCAACACAACTTGCAGCCACCCATTAGGCCCATTGTCCCCCCAATGTATGAGAACCCAATGGGTCCACAGCAGAATTTAAACATGGGTCAGCATTTTCCAGAGCCTGTAGACCCTCAGTTCCCTGTCGGACAGATGGCATACTCGGCTCAGGCGCCGGCCTTTAACCAGCAGGGCTCTGCTTCCTTCTATAACCCGTCTGCCCCTGGCCTCAGCATGCAGCAACCT GTGAACCTTCTAGGAAGCCTCAACCAATCATTCCCATCTCAGAGCGCAGTGCCTTTTGGACATCAGA CTCCACAGATTGCCCCCACAGAAAACCACTTTGGTCAAATGGATGTTAATGAGCTTTTGTCCAAACTTATTTCCAACGGCATCATCAAAGCTGCACAACCAGAGGCTACTCTGACGTCGGGCACTG CTTCAGGCACCGCTCCTGCTGGCTCACCTCTtgcagaggaggatgatgaggatgacccAGAGTTGTTAGATAACGATGTCCCTGACCTCCGTAGCTTTACAATCGAAGCAATGAAACT ACGGTATGAAAGTGTGGTGACCAAGTTGTACTCTGGGACCCAGTGTGGATTGTGCAGTATGAGGTTCTCATCTCGACAACCTGACCTCTATGGTGACCATCTGGACTGGCACTATCGGCAGAACCACAACGGGAAGGTCCCAAGCAAGAAAGTCACCCACCGCCGCTGGTATTACGGACTCAGG GACTGGATAGAATTTGAGGAGATCGCTGACCTGGAGGAGCGAGCAAAAAGTCTGTTCTTTGAGAAGGAGAATGAGGTTGAGGTTCAGAAGAATCAGGCTGCAGCAAAAGAGAAGGAGGTCCAGTGTGTGAAGGCCACAAAAGACCAGGTTGGAGAG TCATGTGAAATCTGTCAGGAGCAGTTTGAGACATACTgggtggaagaagaggaagactggTTCCTGAAAAACGCCATCAGGGTTGACGATAAG ATTTTCCATCCCTCCTGTTTCGAAGATTATAAAAAT TCGTACATCGATGTTACGCCATCACCCAACAAGCTTCTCACTGATCATCCACTGAGCTCCTTTATCAAGACAGAAGATGGGGTCGAGGAGACGGCGTGCTCTGTTAGTGCCacagtcaaacaggaagtggagtctGAGCTTCCAGATATAAAAGCGGAGGAGGTATTAACGGTCACTCTTCAGTCGGAGCAGAGTGACGTGTAA
- the alg8 gene encoding dolichyl pyrophosphate Glc1Man9GlcNAc2 alpha-1,3-glucosyltransferase produces MAAPMVEDWGWFTSLALGVSFLKCLLINAYLSTDFEVHRNWLAVTHSLPMSRWYHENTSEWTLDYPPLFAWFEFGLSQVAQHFDRNMLVVENLNYISPSTVLFQRLSVIFCDLFFFCAVRECCRCVREQKTSRDVMCQPSFILAVLLLWNFGLLIVDHIHFQYNGFLFGFLLLSVAKHLQSKHLQGALLFAILLNLKHIYLYVAPAYGIYLLRSYCFTQANRDGSISWTSFSPLRLLALGSIVTSVCALSFGPFIAMGQLPQVLSRLFPFKRGLCHAYWAPNIWALYNMFDKVLMQIGVKLKLLHEADLPRASMTGGLVQEFQHTILPSISPSVTLVCTALSILPAVASLWWRPCGARDFLRCLLLCALGSFMFGWHVHEKAILIAILPLSILAMESREDAGIFLLLATTGHYSLFPLVFTPAELPIKVLLMLVYVIYSFTALRTLHRGQGPLLSPLESLYLLGLIPVAILCEGLQADIFPHLWQQKLPFLPLLLTSAYCSVGVCYSFLRLYISLLRQREKPKQL; encoded by the exons ATGGCGGCGCCCATGGTGGAGGATTGGGGTTGGTTTACATCGTTGGCACTCGGAGTTTCTTTCCTGAAATGTCTGTTAATCAATGCATA CCTTTCCACAGACTTCGAGGTTCACAGGAACTGGTTGGCCGTCACACACAGTCTCCCAATGTCCAGGTGGTACCATGAG AATACATCTGAGTGGACGTTGGACTACCCTCCACTCTTTGCCTGGTTCGAGTTTGGTCTGTCACAGGTGGCTCAGCACTTTGACAGAAATATGCTGGTGGTGGAGAACCTGAACTACATCAGCCCATCCACTGTGCTTTTCCAGAGGCTGTCAGTCATCTTCTGtgacttgtttttcttctgtgctgTCAGAGA gtgctgcaggtgtgttCGCGAGCAGAAAACCTCCCGGGATGTTATGTGCCAACCGTCCTTCATCCTCGCCGTCCTGCTGCTCTGGAACTTTGGTCTTCTGATTGTCGACC ATATTCATTTTCAGTATAATGGCTTCTTGTTTGGTTTCCTGCTACTGTCAGTAGCAAAACACTTGCAG TCGAagcacctgcagggggcgttGCTATTTGCAATCCTGCTCAATCTGAAGCACATCTACCTGTATGTGGCTCCGGCCTACGGCATCTACCTGCTGAGGAGCTACTGCTTTACACAGGCCAACAGAG ATGGTTCTATCAGCTGGACCAGTTTCAGTCCACTCCGCTTGTTGGCCCTTGGCAGTATTGTGACCTCTGTTTGTGCTCTGTCCTTTGGGCCGTTTATTGCTATG GGTCAGCTCCCACAGGTCCTTTCTCGGCTTTTCCCCTTTAAGAGGGGCCTGTGTCATGCCTACTGGGCCCCCAACATCTGGGCCCTCTACAACATGTTTGATAAAGTTCTAATGCAAATTG GTGTGAAGCTGAAGTTGCTGCATGAGGCAGACCTTCCTCGTGCTTCCATGACGGGAGGGTTGGTACAGGAGTTTCAGCACACCATCCtgccctccatctctccttctgTCACACTCGTGTGTACTGCGCTGTCCATCCTG CCAGCCGTGGCGTCCCTCTGGTGGCGTCCTTGTGGGGCCCGAGATTTCCttcgctgcctcctcctctgtgctctggGATCATTCATGTTCGGATGGCATGTCCACGAGAAGGCCATCCTCATCGCTATTCTGCCTCTCAG CATCCTGGCcatggagagcagagaggatgcTGGGATATTCCTGCTTCTTGCCACCACTGGTCACTACTCCTTGTTCCCACTGGTCTTCACTCCTGCAG AGCTGCCCATCAAAGTTCTCCTGATGCTGGTCTATGTGATTTACTCCTTCACAGCTCTGAGGACACTTCACAG GGGCCAGGGCCCTCTGCTCAGTCCTCTAGAGTCTCTCTATCTGCTCGGACTCATTCCTGTGGCAATTCTCTGCGAGGGTCTGCAAGCGGATATCTTCCCTCACTTGTGGCAACAGAAACTGCCCTTCCTCCCCCTACTCTTGACTTCAGCCTACTGCTCCGTTGGTGTCTGTTACTCCTTCCTGCGTCTGTACATCAGCCTGCTGAGGCAGCGGGAGAAGCCGAAGCAGCTGTGA
- the LOC101076744 gene encoding pre-mRNA cleavage complex 2 protein Pcf11-like gives MKIELEFEHTKSQLAGGFTLPSSAPVPATPSMTSKPTTQAAPVLRPWIPPQTKPKSSTRDPHLNRPGSPTAPQPKEQSAERKADVVTTGNAAVTSEKSSRPDKTRTQKKESKSKSPPSMSKMISPKNKQSETEAQKSADPKKDPRLKKRSHDKMDNKDDEAKDKKISAEKKERQEDTRRGEPQIELELEQAKAQLAGGFTLPSSAPVPTTPSMTSKPTTQAAPVVRPWIPPQTEPKSSTRDPRLNRPGPPTAPQPKEQSAERKADVVTTGNAAVTSEKSSRPDKTRTQKKESKSKSPPPMSKTISPKNKQSETEAQKSADPKKDPRLKKRSHDKMDNKDDEAKDKKRSAEKKERQEDTRGGEPQRSGKGRVMNGTVNKHEHSESTEKVDLTSGKIAWTHARKRPHSRSRSRSPGTSPKIKERRSPKSRVRSSSLSPSLSRKTNKARQLCPQQMDHGKPGREDRLSVKKNQSEARTLKRPTEEQHSETRDNHSPSSHNGGGKENKDAPHRWRSGWEENKHLKPSEDSHMKLGLPQHKQYSTPNRPPTSRTPKHRLNVDPNLQIPEILNAASKKDLLRREEKQQQHSGSWDDSGVFSKKQSLLPTPSSAEPHPLKTKAKLKPQVTHRPNVGEWEGEQNSGESKELAPSEKADGQNLGPSLHRHNRVPLDASDERRSKENEDQRVPPVLMNEEYNHGKEFPKLKLLPGLRFRRRADPRDSNERKWNSPLMERQRYDEDQKSGYDALRKYGPSADSRVSDPRKLDQSSGPVVHRKCPSPGQQREPAEIRPISRFKSLHSEHSDDGPLNLDGRPSHTHPPPPKSTHTGPGPGGQLASLHLHRDSPGPMPPYDGGHPTSLYDGPVHRGPSRANPPGWYEGGGPEHYYDVTQFEGPHPQCPGRLDGGRPLQRFDRHGPMRVGDGMGRFDCQPHPHGPNRFDGQGPGPARYERYNNMGPGPGSGQNQRPMRFETPLNQMGPMRFEGPGPRRFDGPMQAGPRFDMPHQGGAPVYDPVHSQQVPGRFPPQHNLQPPIRPIVPPMYENPMGPQQNLNMGQHFPEPVDPQFPVGQMAYSAQAPAFNQQGSASFYNPSAPGLSMQQPVNLKQPFPSQSAVPFGHQIPQMNHFGQMDFNELLSKLISCGIIKAAQPEATLTSGTASGTAPAGSPLAKGDDEDDPELLDNDVPDLRSFPIKAMKLRYESVVTKLYSGTQCGFCSMRFSSRQPDLYRDHLDWHYRQNHNRKDPSKKVTHRRWYSGIKDWIEFEEIADRKEQAKSPFFEKENEVEVQNNQAAPQAKEIQCVKATKDQVGESCEICQEQFETYWVEEEEDWFLKNAIRVDDKIFHPSCFEDYKNSYIDVTPSPNKLLTDHPLSSFIKTEDGVEETACSVSATVKQEVESELPDIKAEEVLTVTLQSEQSDV, from the exons ATGAAGATTGAGCTGGAATTTGAGCACACTAAATCCCAGTTG gctggAGGATTTACATTGCCATCATCAGCTCCAGTTCCCGCTACTCCCAGCATGACATCCAAGCCTACCACCCAAGCTGCGCCAGTGCTCCGGCCCTGGATCCCCCCTCAGACAAAACCCAAGTCGTCCACCCGAGACCCCCACTTGAACCGCCCTGGCTCTCCAACTGCACCTCAGCCCAAAGAGCAGTCTGCGGAGAGAAAAGCAGATGTGGTCACAACTGGAAATGCTGCTGTGACTTCTGAGAAGTCCAGCCGGCCAGACAAGACCAGGACACAAAAGAAAGAGTCTAAGTCCAAGTCTCCACCTTCAATGAGCAAAATGATCTCACCCAAAAACAAGCAATCAGAGACTGAAGCCCAGAAGTCAGCCGACCCCAAGAAAGATCCAAGGCTGAAGAAACGTTCACATGACAAGATGGACAACAAAGACGATGAGGCAAAGGACAAGAAAATAAGTGCTGAAAAGAAGGAGCGGCAGGAGGATACTCGGAGAGGAGAGCCTCAGATTGAGCTGGAACTTGAGCAGGCTAAAGCCCAGTTG gctggAGGATTTACATTGCCATCATCAGCTCCAGTTCCCACTACTCCCAGCATGACATCCAAGCCTACCACCCAAGCTGCGCCAGTGGTCCGGCCCTGGATCCCCCCTCAGACAGAACCCAAGTCGTCCACCCGAGACCCCCGCTTGAACCGCCCTGGCCCTCCAACTGCACCTCAGCCCAAAGAGCAGTCTGCGGAGAGAAAAGCAGATGTGGTCACAACTGGAAATGCTGCTGTGACTTCTGAGAAGTCCAGCCGGCCAGACAAGACCAGGACACAAAAGAAAGAGTCTAAGTCCAAGTCTCCACCTCCAATGAGCAAAACGATCTCACCCAAAAACAAGCAATCAGAGACTGAAGCCCAGAAGTCAGCCGACCCCAAGAAAGATCCAAGGCTGAAGAAACGTTCACATGACAAGATGGACAACAAAGACGATGAGGCAAAGGACAAGAAAAGAAGTGCTGAAAAGAAGGAGCGGCAGGAGGATACTCGGGGAGGTGAGCCTCAGAGATCTGGCAAAGGGAGGGTTATGAATGGCACAGTGAACAAACATGAGCACAGTGAGTCTACAGAGAAGGTTGATTTGACGTCTGGTAAGATTGCTTGGACACATGCTAGGAAACGTCCCCATTCACGGTCCAGGTCACGCTCGCCTGGCACCTCCccaaaaataaaggaaaggcGCTCACCGAAGAGCCGAGTCAGAAGCAGCTCTTTGTCTCCTTCACTCTCTCGCAAAACAAACAAGGCTAGGCAGCTCTGTCCACAGCAAATGGATCACGGCAAACCTGGACGAGAGGACAGGCTTTCGGTCAAAAAGAACCAATCGGAAGCCAGAACGTTGAAGAGACCAACAGAGGAGCAGCACTCTGAAACCAGAGACAACCACTCTCCAAGTAGCCATAATGGAGGAGGCAAGGAGAACAAGGATGCTCCTCATCGCTGGAGGAGTGGCTGGGAGGAGAACAAGCA TCTCAAGCCATCAGAAGACTCCCACATGAAGCTTGGACTGCCACAACACAAACAGTACAGCACTCCAAATCGACCCCCAACTTCTAGAACACCAAAGCACCGACTTAATGTGGATCCCAACCTGCAGATTCCTGAAATCCTCAATGCTGCTTCCAAGAAAGACCTGCTGAGAAGG gaggagaaacagcagcagcactctggGAGTTGGGATGACTCTGGAGTTTTCTCCAAGAAGCAGTCACTGTTACCCACACCCTCCTCCGCTGAACCCCACCCTCTAAAAACCAAGGCGAAGCTGAAACCCCAGGTCACCCACCGACCTAATGTGGGGGAGTGGGAGGGTGAGCAGAATTCTGGAGAGAGCAAGGAGTTGGCACCGAGTGAGAAAGCAGATGGCCAGAACCTTGGACCTTCACTGCACCGACACAACAGGGTCCCTCTAGATGCCTCAG ATGAGAGACGGAGTAAAGAGAATGAGGACCAGCGAGTGCCACCTGTTCTCATGAATGAGGAGTACAACCATGGTAAGGAGTTCCCCAAACTGAAATTGTTGCCTGGTTTGCGCTTCAGGCGGAGAGCTGACCCACGAGACTCCA ATGAGCGAAAGTGGAACTCGCCACTAATGGAGCGCCAGCGGTATGATGAAGACCAGAAGAGTGGCTACGATGCTCTAAGAAAGTATGGCCCATCTGCAGACTCCCGGGTGTCTGACCCAAGGAAGCTCGACCAGTCGTCTGGGCCAGTGGTCCACAGAAAATGTCCAAGTCCAGGTCAACAGAGAGAGCCGGCAGAGATTCGCCCGATTTCACGCTTTAAAAGCCTACACAGTGAGCATTCTGATGATGGGCCTCTCAATTTGGATGGACGACCTTCGCACACTCATCCTCCACCTCCCAAATCCACTCATACAGGGCCAGGCCCAGGGGGACAACTGGCTTCTCTCCATCTGCACCGTGATTCGCCAGGACCCATGCCTCCTTATGATGGAGGTCACCCCACCTCACTTTATGATGGACCTGTTCACAGAGGCCCGTCCAGAGCTAACCCCCCAGGCTGGTATGAAGGCGGAGGCCCTGAGCATTATTATGATGTGACACAGTTTGAGGGCCCTCATCCCCAATGTCCCGGCAGGCTGGATGGTGGTCGCCCTCTTCAGAGGTTTGATAGACATGGGCCAATGAGAGTTGGAGATGGAATGGGGAGGTTTGACTGTCAACCTCACCCCCATGGCCCAAACAGGTTTGATGGACAGGGGCCAGGACCAGCCCGTTATGAGCGATATAACAACATGGGACCTGGGCCTGGCTCTGGACAAAACCAGCGGCCAATGCGCTTCGAAACCCCTCTGAATCAGATGGGCCCAATGCGGTTTGAAGGTCCTGGTCCACGGCGCTTTGATGGACCTATGCAGGCGGGACCAAGGTTCGATATGCCCCATCAGGGTGGTGCTCCAGTCTATGATCCTGTCCACAGTCAACAGGTCCCGGGCAGGTTTCCTCCTCAACACAACTTGCAGCCACCCATTAGGCCCATTGTCCCCCCAATGTATGAGAACCCAATGGGTCCACAGCAGAATTTAAACATGGGTCAGCATTTTCCAGAGCCTGTAGACCCTCAGTTCCCTGTCGGACAGATGGCATACTCGGCTCAGGCGCCGGCCTTTAACCAGCAGGGCTCTGCTTCCTTCTATAACCCGTCTGCCCCTGGCCTCAGCATGCAGCAACCT GTGAACCTCAAACAACCATTCCCATCTCAGAGTGCAGTGCCTTTTGGACATCAGA ttccACAGATGAACCACTTTGGtcaaatggattttaatgagCTTTTGTCCAAACTTATTTCCTGCGGCATCATCAAAGCTGCACAACCAGAGGCTACTCTGACGTCGGGCACTG CTTCAGGCACCGCTCCTGCTGGCTCACCTCTTGCAAAGggggatgatgaggatgacccAGAATTGTTGGATAACGATGTCCCCGACCTCCGTAGCTTTCCAATCAAAGCAATGAAATT ACGGTATGAAAGTGTGGTGACTAAGCTGTACTCTGGGACGCAGTGTGGATTTTGCAGTATGAGGTTCTCCTCTCGACAACCTGACCTGTATCGTGACCATCTGGACTGGCACTATAGACAGAACCACAACAGGAAGGACCCAAGCAAGAAAGTTACCCACCGTCGCTGGTATAGCGGCATCAAG GACTGGATAGAGTTTGAGGAAATCGCTGACCGGAAGGAGCAAGCAAAAAGTCCGTTCTTTGAGAAGGAGAATGAGGTTGAGGTTCAGAATAATCAGGCTGCACCACAAGCGAAGGAGATCCAGTGTGTGAAGGCCACAAAAGACCAGGTTGGAGAG TCATGTGAAATCTGTCAGGAGCAGTTTGAGACATACTgggtggaagaagaggaagactggTTCCTGAAAAACGCCA
- the ccdc90b gene encoding coiled-coil domain-containing protein 90B, mitochondrial: MNALRRSNVRRLLTWRDFHMTVPAVTFNLRKVELTPLEQRKLTFDSHTMVTELESRGFAKCQAELIVSALVTLTTANMDIVYKDMVTKAHQEIAVQQLMAHLDSIRKDMVILEKTEFANLRSENMKMKRELEQLKSRLEEESQKVRAETKLDINLENSRISDMFTEQEKKLIEATTEFHQKKADLEHDNMEISKKMDFQVASLKTLLESLKLETIRYLAATVFSCLAIALGVYRMWR, encoded by the exons ATGAACGCGCTACGGCGGTCCAACGTGCGTCGGCTCCTGACATGGAGAG ACTTCCATATGACAGTGCCTgcagtgacctttaaccttcgTAAGGTTGAGCTAACGCCTCTGGAACAGCGAAAACTCACCTTTGACTCACATACAATGGTGACAGAACTGGAGAGCCGTG GTTTTGCGAAGTGTCAAGCAGAGCTGATCGTTTCCGCTCTGGTTACACTGACCACAGCCAACATGGATATTGTTTATAAAGACATGGTAACCAAAGCCCACCAG GAAATAGCAGTTCAGCAGCTCATGGCTCATTTGGACTCGATCAGAAAGGACATGGTGATCCTGGAGAAGACAGAGTTCGCCAACCTTCGATCTGAAAACATG AAAATGAAGCGAGAGCTTGAGCAACTCAAAAGCAGACTGGAG GAGGAAAGTCAGAAGGTCCGAGCAGAAACCAAACTGGACATCAACCTGGAGAACAGCAGAATCTCTGAcatg TTCACTGAACAGGAGAAGAAGCTGATTGAGGCCACAACAGAGTTCCATCAGAAG AAAGCTGACCTGGAACATGACAATATGGAGATCAGCAAGAAGATGGACTTCCAGGTGGCCTCCCTTAAAACGCTCCTAGAGTCTCTTAAACTAGAGACGATTCGGTACCTGGCAG CGACGGTGTTCTCATGCCTGGCCATCGCTCTGGGAGTTTACCGCATGTGGAGGTAA